The Malus sylvestris chromosome 8, drMalSylv7.2, whole genome shotgun sequence genomic interval TAGAGTAGATGTACGCACCTCTACTAATTCTTTATCGACGGATTCCTTGTTCCCATAAACAGCCAATAAAGCATTCCTTATAGTATCTCTgcattcatgtgaatcatttgagtatttcattatatatatacatatatatatatatatatatatgtatgtgtatatatgtatatcacATGCGTACGTACAGTACTACGTACTCACGACATCCATGCACGAGTGATTGATTGAGTTAGCTAGAATTGATCAATAGATACCTTTGTTTGACACGCTCAAAAATGGCCGAAGCAATTCGTCTTTGTTTGAGTAGAAAGTCAAAAAACCAAAGCAAAGGTAACAAAAGCTTGATCCTCCAATCATCAACAATTGCTTTATTATTCATACCACCAGCACAATTTAAAAGCACTAACCCTCCAACAAGTGCTTTATTATTAGATTCTAGTCACACAAAACAACGCACGTCGATCattgaaaataattaattaagttaagCCCACCGACCACAAGatatatagaaaataaattatttttattataacttATACCTAGCTAAGTTAAAACATATATACAAGATGAGTCTGGTTTAGAATTTTAAACACAACACACCTGAGGCAGCAATTACACAAGCAAGGCTTCCAACAGAGTTCCCTATCAATACAGTTGGCTTTTGAACTATTTCGTCCAGAAAATCCAAGATTAACTGTGTAATTACAACGACACTTAAGTTACAATTAAACATAAGTTGGCAACGTCAAAAGACTGTTTTTAGGAATATAATTAGAGACCACATATTTATACTATATTGGTGTTACAGTAATACATGATATAACAAGTGATGTGTACATGTCATATCAATTATTGAATTTATTTCATTGGAGAGTAAAGTAGGAAGACTATATATTTATACCACATTGGTGTACCACATGATGTGGCAAATGATTCTTCCAGTCATTAGCCAATGAGATAAATTCATCAATTGACGTGTTAAATACACAACACCTACCACAACAGATGGTATACCAATGTGATACAAAAATGTGATCTCCTTAGCAGTTTCCTTCATTGGATGTTAATTGTACACAACATTTGCCACATCATATGTACACTAATACAGTATAAGAAATTAGACTATCATTTTCAATTGCTAAGTTGATTTATTTCTATTTTGAATATCAGTTTATTGAGAGAATAAATCTTACATTAATTAGAGTATGGACCTTAAATGagtttataagtaagttggcCTTCTTCTTATAATGAATTAGTTTTGTGGTGGAACCGCAACTTTCTTCACAACATTTTATTGAATGTTCATTTTGGTATTATGTTTGAGTACGGACGAGTTAAATACTTCTCATCTTTGCAGTTTCATGTACTCCTGTATATAACATTACATTAAGCATAAGAAGGTAGTGACTAGTCATATATAGCCTAAATATTATTCACATAACCTTATTTGAGGAGACCAAAATATTGGCCAAACCTTAAATACTTTTAATGAAGAGTAAAGCTAGGTAGACTAATTTTTCagatcaaatttgtaaattttgtcatcaataagaaaaaaaatatattaatcattacttaagtaataatccaatcattaacaATCACGTCATatgatataaaattttgatctaaATACCTCCATAGCATTACCCTTTAATGATACAACAATAATCTTATCATGCATATCCCGTAAAAtgaatctatatatatatatatatatatatatatatatatatatattgggcaAAAATGTATCTATGTATAACAAAGGGCATCTGACTCAGAGATACCTGAGCCCATTTTTCCATGGTATATGAGAATCCAGTAGGCTTTTCCGAGGCGCCAAAGCCAAGGAGGTCAATAGCATAAACGGTATAATTCTGGGACAACGTCCTAATGTTTCTGAGACAGACATGCAAGTATAAGTGTGTAATCACATTAAAAAACAGTAAGAGTAAGTGCGATGATGGAATTATATCGTACGCGCGAATTATATCGTACGCGCGCGCGCGTTTGTGCACTCATGTCATGTGCGGCCTAAAATAGATACGGTTATGGATAATGGATATGTAATGACAAATTAACCTTCGCCAGTGAAGAATGGAGGCTCCGAAACCGTGGACAAGCAGTAGAGGAGGTTTCGGTTTTGgatttgaagatgatggtgGTGGATCAGAAAGAGAAACAAAGTAATTGATGGCGTATCTACCCTTCCACTTCCACTGTCTGCACTTATCTTTTATCTCTCTCAACTCCTCCACTTCCGACGAAGTCGTCGTATCTTCGCCACCAGCTGCTGCACCTGTGGCCGCTGCTGTAATACTAGACGACGTTGCCTTTGCTGCAGAAACACAAGAGCTGAATTTCATGTTCAAGCTGCGAGGAAGAATATTTTGACCACCATATCTAAAAAGCAAGCTCCTTATTCCTATGTGCTTGCTTGGGAATCGCCGCAACTGCAAATAGAGCGGCGGCCCAGACGAAACTGGACGGGGAGCCCTTACCGTCAGCCCCATCAattcttctctctccctcttacTTTCGCTTTGTTGTTGGTTCCCTTTGTTATTGATGTTTTGTAGAGAAAATCTCCGAAGGGGATGGCAActgtaaaacataaaaaatgatatttaattatttatgtgacaatttaACATTTTGCATAATTTTTTGTTACATCTGATATGTTAAATAAAATGTCATTTTATACTTTTTTCATCTCTTTGTGGGGTTTAATTATTGAGACAATCAATCAAGGGTAATActaaggagactaaatttggagattaaatttgaaaattaaatgaaGTGTTACCAATAAGAGCGAGCATGTTtttcaacacttaagtaataaatcaatcatcaacttacaaatcctttaatttttaaaactttgtctctaaatttagtctctctagcattacccatCAATCAAATGCTTGGAACACATATCAACATTTACTATGTATGGCTAATGGCATCACAGAGAATTTTGCTACCATTTTTCATTGTTGTGTCTATATAGCAGTTTTGATATCTCCTTTGAAGACGGGCTTAACCAACTAAAAAAGACATGGACCAaaatatcaaataaatcattattatttaaaactattaattaatgataaatttaaagacaaaaaaagagagtaaaaatgtatatcattttaattttagtaGTAAGATCACAAATAGGGAAATGGAATGAAGGACCTCACGTGAATGATGGGCATTGTTATGAAGAAACTTTTTCATGCCAACACCAAATTGTCACAATTGTGAATAAATTCTTTTACGGTTGTTTGCTTGCACATACAGAGGTGCGGAAGTGGAATTTTAGTTTCAACGATGTTTGTATATgagcttttaaattttttttctcagcTTAAGTTGTAGAATTAAttgtattaagataattaaaattcaaatagtaaattatgaataaataaaagatatatatatgtatatagccTTCTAAGACTGGATTTGTTTTcaatcggtttggttttttctaaaattgaaaaccaaactaaaactattgtttaattcattttttacgGGGTTTTTTCTTTAGTTcctttttggtttggtttttttttttttttaataaaacctaatattcgAAATTGGAAGAAGTTTAAAAAATTTCCTGCAAGATTGACACTAATATTCGACATATAGATATTGAAGTTGAAAAAGAATTCTCAGCAAAATTTTTCTGGGGATCAATTTTCATCCGACGACCTGCTCATCCACATATTAAAAGACAATTAAAGGAGAATCTTTATTCTAAAGtcctaaaaaaatgaaaaatggacAAATGTTTTACAGTCGCAAgtagtaataaaaaaatatacaagaGAAATCAGCCAAGCATTCCAGTTGgtgcagaggaagaagatgggagaggagagacagagagagataaAAACAATGTTAGGCGGCAGGGGGATAAAAAGAGAACATGGAATTAATATAGGTTAGGGTTTCTCTAGGCTTTGACTGTTTAAGAAGTTTGGACTTGAAGTTTTGAGTTTATAAAGGCTTTTTCAATTtccgtttggttttttttttttttttttttggttcaattCTTTTGTGGTTTCGGTTATTGACATCCCACATTTTAGAGAATTTTTTGTAGGTACCCGATACACCACACAGCTGGTGTTCCCTACAAATGAACACTTGACACTTGGCCTGGGTTCCATCTTTTTGACACATTGCCATTTGAGTTATCATTTTCCCGTTTAATTCGTAAAATTTctggaaaataaattaaataaaaaccaaaaaaagttaattaaaaaaattgaaccctAATTTTCTCTTGGAGTCTCCAACTTCTGGCCCTACCCCAACTCATCTCTGCCTTCCCCTCAATTCCTTCTCTTTCTATCTCCTTCTCCCTCACTATTTTTCGTTCTTACCCTCCCTTACATTGGAGAAGGACACTATAAGTTGTCATCGACCAACCAGGGGCTTTGATCAGAGTCAACGATAGTAGATTTGAAAGGTGGAGTTGTCATCGATCATCCTCGAGCTCCATGACGAGGTAAgaatggaagaagagaaagtgAAGAGTATGGGGGAGAGAATTAATGGGGTTTCACTGGTGAAATTATCACCATCGATGGAGGTGGGTCATTGCCGAAAGTTCATGGTGGCGCTTAGTGGGTGTTGTTGTGAGTTATTGGCGGGGGTGGATGATATTTCCGAGTTTCTGTTTCACTTTCGGGCATTGTAATCAAcaaattgggttttttttgtttaattgatttTCTTAAAAACTAAATCAGATAGATTCTTTAATGGGAAACGTGGCATCTTTCGATTGGATGGGTACACCAACTATCCATGGTGATGTGGGGTTCCTGTCACCccaaaaaatttctccacatTTTGTTGACTACACCCcacataaaatttaatattaaagaGAGTTGTTATTCCTACCCCAATATCTTATCTTCCCACCCACatgtttatgaattttttaattacaaatttatcCATTTGTAAAATGACTAATAAGGACTTTAGTTACCCCCTTTtacattactttttttttttataaaaaaagaaaaaaattaaagtttgaACGTGAGAATATGTTTAGAAAATTTGTCTCccttaaaccctaactcatCCTTCCCATCTCCCTTCattcaaagaaaacaaaatcattCAGAGAAAGCAACATGAATGAACTTAGAAGATGACGTTTCTATGGAACAAGTAGATGAATATGTTTCCGTCGAAGAGGTAAAAGATAATTTTATGTGGGTCATCTTGATTTGTCGACATCGTACAATTGAAGCATAACTCTGTgactttttatttgaatttgcatTAGATTAGGGTgcaatttgttttttaatgagaatttttggaattgAAGCATAGCTTTGTTGACATCGTTCATTAGGTTAGGGTAAATTTGTTGCATACTGTTGTAGGCATGGTTGATTTAGAATTGAAAACCTAAACAGCGCGAAGCGTGATTGATTTTTCATTAGCCCCGTACTTACCACAAGCACCACCTATCTCTccctgtttttttgtttttgtttttttaaaaaaaattggatatGTGTGCAAACATGGTTCCTCTGGGATCTTCGAAGGTTGGTGTCCATTAAGATGGTGAATGTGACGATGATGATCCACCAAGGAATCCCTCTCTTTAAGTTAGAATTGAAGCCAAATTAAGCTTCAATTATTGCATACTGCTGTCGACagtaaatttgttttttaatgagTTTATGACaatacaaaataagaaagtgatAGGGAAATAGAGAATGAAATTATTCAAACTATGAAATTATGTGTACCATGTGCAAAGAGAATCATGATTAAAATACAAAGAATACGTTTTTCTGATTGCGACGATGATGATGTGTgccgtgtcaacatcagaagctaatcacaacacgacacgtgt includes:
- the LOC126633412 gene encoding uncharacterized protein LOC126633412; translation: MFYSCHPLRRFSLQNINNKGNQQQSESKREREELMGLTVRAPRPVSSGPPLYLQLRRFPSKHIGIRSLLFRYGGQNILPRSLNMKFSSCVSAAKATSSSITAAATGAAAGGEDTTTSSEVEELREIKDKCRQWKWKGRYAINYFVSLSDPPPSSSNPKPKPPLLLVHGFGASILHWRRNIRTLSQNYTVYAIDLLGFGASEKPTGFSYTMEKWAQLILDFLDEIVQKPTVLIGNSVGSLACVIAASESNNKALVGGLVLLNCAGGMNNKAIVDDWRIKLLLPLLWFFDFLLKQRRIASAIFERVKQRDTIRNALLAVYGNKESVDKELVEIIMEPTCDPGALDAFVSIVTGPPGPNPMQLISRMSDIPLLVLWGDQDPFTPLDGPLGKYFASLPSQHPPNVNANANVSFFVLPGVGHCPHDDRPELVHERLLPWLDHLSI